One genomic window of Corallococcus silvisoli includes the following:
- the xdhB gene encoding xanthine dehydrogenase molybdopterin binding subunit, producing MSTPFEFRLNGQTVRVDDASPNTTLLDHLRSRGLTGTKQGCAEGDCGACTVALVDRDAKGQKTLRAFNSCIALLPMVAGRELITVEGVGSRAAPHPVQQAMVKHYGSQCGFCTPGFVVSMVEAYCRKDAGTPEAVADQLCGNICRCTGYRPIRDAMMDALATRDAKAPGLPGVSLEGPPSPIPLLRYEAKDGLFLRPTSWEDLLSLRALHPEAMLVAGATELGVDITKKSRRYPFLLSTEGVEDLRAIRREEDGWYVGGAASLVDVEDTLGAEVPALAKMLNVFASRQIRHRATLAGNLVTASPIGDTAPVLLALDARLVLASVRGERTLPLSEFFLAYRKTALQPDEVVRFIVIPHAPAQDSGLTRHADSFKVSKRRELDISIVAAGFCIETDARGIVRTARLGYGGVAATPARARQTEGLLLGHPWNAEAVARVRSTLAGEFTPLNDLRGGADYRRGLVVSLLEKFASGERSPVLDERPRFVTGAPCATADAGRELRHESALGHVTGSAQYVDDLAQRRPMLTAWPVLSPHAHARILRRDASAALKVPGVVKVLLAEDIPGMNDTGPIRHDEPLLAKDEVLFHAQVVALVVGETPEACREGARQVAVDYEPLPAVLTLDAARAQGSYHTDPHVIRRGDVDSALASSPHRLAGEFTMGGQEHFYLETHAAFAEVGDDGDVTVTSSTQHPSEVQAVIAHVLHVPRSRVVVKAPRMGGGFGGKETQGNAPAALMALAAVHTGRPVKWMMDRDVDMVVTGKRHPFHADWEVGFDATGRLLALRADLTSNAGWSLDLSESITDRALFHLDNGYYVPAVRYTGRVAKTHLVSNTAFRGFGGPQGMLVMEDILARIARVLGLAPEAVRQRNLYDGTGDTNTTHYGQELEDNRLPKLWSDLLESSNFARRRAQVDAFNAASPRIKRGIAITPMKFGISFTATFLNQAGALVHVYRDGSVLLSHGGTEMGQGLHTKIQGVAMRELGLPADQVRVAQTATDKVPNTSATAASSGSDLNGAAVREACTTVRERLAPVAARLLVQLHGQAVSPDALVFQDGRIAAASRPEQGLPFADVVEQAYRERVGLSVTGYYSTPGIGYDRVKGRGRPFLYFTYGAAVSEVEVDGDTGMKRVVRSDLLEDVGDSLNPGVDRGQVEGGFVQGMGWLTGEELKWDANGRLLTHSASTYAVPAFSDAPIDLRVALLERAEQRGVIHGSKAVGEPPLMLALSVREALRDAVAAFGEPGGDVELPSPATHEALFLSIQKRRARGAGRPVPDVAREVA from the coding sequence ATGAGCACCCCCTTCGAGTTCCGGCTCAATGGCCAGACCGTCCGGGTCGACGACGCGTCGCCCAACACCACGCTGCTGGACCACCTGCGCTCGCGCGGCTTGACGGGCACCAAGCAGGGCTGCGCGGAGGGCGACTGCGGCGCCTGCACCGTGGCCCTGGTGGACCGGGACGCGAAGGGACAAAAGACCCTGCGCGCGTTCAACAGCTGCATCGCGCTGCTCCCCATGGTGGCCGGGCGCGAGCTCATCACCGTGGAGGGCGTGGGCAGCCGCGCCGCGCCCCACCCGGTGCAGCAGGCCATGGTGAAGCACTACGGTTCGCAGTGCGGCTTCTGCACGCCGGGCTTCGTCGTCTCCATGGTGGAGGCCTATTGCCGGAAGGACGCCGGGACGCCGGAGGCCGTGGCGGATCAGCTCTGCGGCAACATCTGCCGCTGCACGGGCTACCGCCCCATCCGCGACGCGATGATGGACGCGCTCGCCACCCGTGACGCGAAGGCCCCCGGCCTCCCCGGCGTCTCGCTGGAAGGCCCCCCGTCGCCCATTCCGCTCCTGCGCTACGAGGCGAAGGACGGGCTGTTCCTGCGCCCCACCTCGTGGGAGGACCTGCTGTCGCTGCGCGCGCTGCACCCGGAGGCGATGCTGGTGGCCGGCGCCACCGAGCTGGGCGTGGACATCACCAAGAAGTCCCGCCGCTACCCCTTCCTGCTCTCCACGGAGGGCGTGGAGGACCTGCGCGCCATCCGCCGCGAGGAGGACGGCTGGTACGTGGGCGGCGCCGCGTCGCTGGTGGACGTGGAGGACACGCTGGGAGCGGAGGTCCCGGCGCTCGCGAAGATGCTCAACGTCTTCGCCTCGCGGCAGATCCGCCACCGCGCCACGCTGGCGGGCAACCTGGTGACGGCGTCGCCCATCGGGGACACGGCGCCGGTGCTGCTGGCGCTGGACGCGCGGCTGGTGCTGGCCTCCGTGCGCGGGGAGCGGACCCTGCCGCTGTCGGAGTTCTTCCTCGCCTACCGCAAGACGGCGCTCCAGCCGGACGAGGTCGTGCGCTTCATCGTCATCCCGCACGCCCCGGCGCAGGACAGCGGGCTGACCCGCCATGCGGACAGCTTCAAGGTGTCCAAGCGCCGGGAGCTGGACATCAGCATCGTCGCGGCGGGGTTCTGCATCGAAACGGATGCGCGGGGCATCGTGCGCACCGCGCGGCTGGGCTACGGCGGCGTGGCGGCCACCCCGGCGCGGGCGAGGCAGACGGAGGGCCTGCTCTTGGGCCACCCGTGGAACGCGGAGGCCGTGGCGCGCGTGCGCTCCACCCTGGCGGGAGAGTTCACCCCCCTCAACGACCTGCGCGGCGGCGCGGACTACCGGCGCGGGCTGGTGGTGTCGCTCCTGGAGAAGTTCGCGTCGGGTGAACGCAGCCCGGTGCTGGACGAGCGCCCCCGCTTCGTCACCGGCGCGCCCTGCGCCACGGCGGACGCGGGACGCGAGCTGCGCCACGAGAGCGCGCTGGGCCACGTGACGGGCAGCGCGCAGTACGTGGACGACCTCGCGCAGCGCCGCCCCATGCTGACGGCGTGGCCGGTGCTGTCGCCGCACGCGCACGCGCGCATCCTCCGCCGCGACGCCAGCGCCGCGCTGAAGGTGCCCGGCGTGGTGAAGGTGCTGCTCGCGGAGGACATCCCGGGGATGAACGACACCGGGCCCATCCGCCACGACGAGCCGCTGCTCGCGAAGGACGAGGTCCTCTTCCACGCGCAGGTGGTGGCGCTCGTCGTCGGCGAGACGCCCGAGGCCTGCCGCGAGGGGGCCCGCCAGGTGGCGGTCGACTACGAGCCCCTGCCCGCGGTGCTCACGCTGGACGCGGCCCGGGCGCAGGGCAGCTACCACACCGACCCGCACGTCATCCGCCGGGGGGACGTGGACAGCGCGCTCGCGTCCAGCCCGCACCGGCTGGCCGGCGAGTTCACCATGGGCGGCCAGGAGCACTTCTACCTGGAGACGCACGCGGCCTTCGCGGAGGTGGGCGACGACGGCGACGTCACGGTGACCTCCTCCACCCAGCATCCGTCGGAGGTGCAGGCGGTCATCGCGCACGTGCTGCACGTGCCCCGCAGCCGCGTGGTGGTGAAGGCGCCCCGCATGGGCGGCGGCTTCGGCGGCAAGGAGACGCAGGGCAACGCGCCGGCGGCGCTGATGGCGCTGGCGGCGGTGCACACGGGTCGGCCGGTGAAGTGGATGATGGACCGGGACGTGGACATGGTCGTCACGGGCAAGCGCCACCCGTTCCACGCGGACTGGGAGGTGGGCTTCGACGCCACGGGGCGGCTGCTCGCGCTCCGGGCGGACCTGACGTCCAACGCCGGCTGGTCGCTGGACCTGTCCGAGTCCATCACCGACCGCGCCCTCTTCCACCTGGACAACGGCTACTACGTGCCCGCGGTGCGCTACACCGGCCGCGTGGCGAAGACGCACCTGGTCTCCAACACCGCCTTCCGGGGCTTCGGCGGGCCGCAGGGCATGCTGGTGATGGAGGACATCCTGGCGCGCATCGCGCGCGTGCTGGGCCTGGCGCCGGAGGCGGTGCGGCAGCGCAACCTCTACGACGGCACGGGCGACACCAACACCACGCACTACGGCCAGGAGCTGGAGGACAACCGGCTGCCGAAGCTGTGGAGCGACCTGCTGGAGTCGTCCAACTTCGCGCGGCGCCGCGCCCAGGTGGATGCGTTCAACGCGGCGAGCCCCCGCATCAAGCGCGGCATCGCCATCACGCCCATGAAGTTCGGCATCTCCTTCACCGCCACGTTCCTCAACCAGGCGGGCGCGCTGGTGCACGTGTACCGCGACGGCTCCGTGCTGCTGTCGCACGGCGGCACGGAGATGGGCCAGGGGCTGCACACCAAGATTCAAGGCGTGGCCATGCGCGAGCTGGGCCTGCCGGCGGACCAGGTGCGCGTGGCGCAGACGGCCACCGACAAGGTGCCCAACACGTCCGCGACGGCGGCCTCCAGCGGCTCGGACCTCAACGGCGCGGCGGTGCGCGAGGCGTGCACCACGGTGCGCGAGCGGCTGGCCCCGGTGGCGGCGCGCCTGCTGGTGCAGCTGCACGGGCAGGCGGTGTCTCCGGACGCGCTGGTGTTCCAGGACGGGCGCATCGCGGCGGCGTCGCGGCCGGAGCAGGGCCTGCCCTTCGCGGACGTGGTGGAGCAGGCGTACCGCGAGCGCGTGGGCCTGTCCGTCACGGGGTACTACAGCACGCCGGGCATCGGCTACGACCGGGTGAAGGGCCGTGGCCGGCCGTTCCTCTACTTCACGTATGGCGCGGCGGTGAGCGAGGTGGAGGTGGACGGCGACACGGGCATGAAGCGCGTGGTGCGCTCGGACCTGCTGGAGGACGTGGGCGACTCGCTCAACCCCGGCGTGGACCGGGGTCAGGTGGAGGGCGGCTTCGTGCAGGGCATGGGGTGGCTCACCGGCGAGGAGCTGAAGTGGGACGCGAACGGGCGGCTGCTCACGCACTCGGCCAGCACCTACGCGGTGCCCGCGTTCAGCGACGCGCCCATCGACCTGCGCGTGGCGCTCCTGGAGCGGGCGGAGCAGCGCGGCGTCATCCACGGCAGCAAGGCCGTGGGCGAACCGCCGCTGATGCTGGCCCTCTCCGTGCGCGAAGCCCTGCGCGACGCGGTGGCGGCCTTCGGCGAGCCGGGCGGCGACGTGGAGCTGCCCTCGCCCGCCACGCACGAGGCGCTCTTCCTCTCCATCCAGAAGCGGCGCGCGCGCGGGGCTGGACGTCCGGTTCCGGACGTGGCGCGTGAGGTGGCGTGA
- a CDS encoding DUF2378 family protein yields MRDERVIFSNTVDSLYRKVLMPSLRPELVERLRARGLNLQMPLLAAYPLATWVECLDDTARTLHPDRPLDQARRMLGRRMMEGYSQTLMGGAVLTLARVVGPMRSLERMQHNFRSANNFTETRLTVLGPAQVDIWFNEPDLMEGFVDGVLEEGLLRIGVRSLNLHRTRHSPEAITYHLEWDGGAS; encoded by the coding sequence ATGCGGGACGAGCGCGTCATCTTCAGCAACACCGTGGACAGCCTGTACCGCAAGGTGCTGATGCCTTCGCTGAGGCCGGAGCTGGTGGAGCGCCTGCGGGCCCGGGGGCTGAACCTCCAGATGCCGCTGCTCGCCGCGTATCCCCTGGCCACGTGGGTGGAGTGCCTGGACGACACGGCCCGCACGCTGCACCCCGACCGGCCGCTGGACCAGGCGCGCCGGATGCTGGGCCGCCGGATGATGGAAGGCTATTCGCAGACGCTGATGGGCGGCGCCGTCCTCACGCTGGCGCGCGTGGTGGGGCCCATGCGCTCGCTCGAGCGCATGCAGCACAACTTCCGCAGCGCCAACAACTTCACGGAGACGCGCCTCACCGTGCTGGGCCCCGCCCAGGTCGACATCTGGTTCAACGAGCCCGACCTGATGGAGGGGTTCGTGGACGGCGTGCTGGAAGAAGGGCTGTTGCGCATTGGCGTGCGGAGCCTCAACCTGCACCGCACCCGCCACTCGCCCGAGGCCATCACGTACCACCTGGAGTGGGACGGCGGGGCCTCCTGA
- the xdhC gene encoding xanthine dehydrogenase accessory protein XdhC — MWNWVHQLAEWARGDTPFAVVTVTECKGSTPASPGAKLLVRADGSFHGTIGGGHLEQLVLRDARACLDRGEARTIRYPLGAKLGQCCGGVVDVFVEPVNHGPQLYLFGAGHVGQALCRILEGTAFRVHLVDERAEWVQSPQVPASVVRHEEAWDDFTSRAVWDDQRTYVAVMTHRHDVDQDIIAFAIQKPARYIGLIGSDTKWARFRQRLEAKGMSARQVGRVQCPMGLPIGGKAPQEVAVSIAAGLLQLHHGLGQGVGTQPEPAPLLSSGE; from the coding sequence ATGTGGAACTGGGTTCACCAGCTGGCGGAGTGGGCACGGGGAGACACGCCGTTCGCCGTGGTCACGGTGACGGAGTGCAAGGGCAGCACGCCCGCCTCCCCCGGCGCGAAGCTGCTGGTGCGCGCGGACGGCTCGTTCCACGGGACGATTGGCGGCGGCCACCTGGAGCAATTGGTGCTCCGGGACGCCCGCGCCTGCCTGGACCGGGGCGAGGCGCGGACGATCCGCTATCCGTTGGGCGCGAAGCTGGGCCAGTGCTGTGGAGGGGTCGTGGACGTCTTCGTCGAGCCCGTGAACCACGGGCCCCAGCTCTATCTCTTCGGCGCCGGCCACGTGGGCCAGGCCCTGTGCCGCATCCTGGAGGGCACGGCCTTCCGCGTCCACCTGGTGGACGAGCGCGCGGAGTGGGTCCAGTCCCCGCAGGTGCCCGCCTCCGTGGTCCGCCACGAGGAGGCCTGGGACGACTTCACGTCGCGCGCGGTCTGGGACGACCAGCGCACCTACGTGGCGGTGATGACGCACCGCCACGACGTGGATCAGGACATCATCGCCTTCGCCATCCAGAAGCCGGCGCGCTACATCGGCCTGATTGGCAGCGACACGAAGTGGGCGCGGTTCCGGCAACGGCTGGAGGCGAAGGGCATGTCCGCCCGGCAGGTGGGGCGGGTCCAGTGCCCCATGGGGCTGCCCATTGGTGGCAAGGCGCCGCAGGAGGTGGCGGTGAGCATCGCGGCGGGGCTGCTCCAGCTCCACCACGGGCTGGGCCAGGGGGTGGGGACTCAGCCCGAGCCCGCGCCCCTGCTATCCTCCGGGGAATGA
- a CDS encoding MbnP family copper-binding protein, producing the protein MHSLLRSCLVLPLALMGVLGCGEDEPQTPARLTVDIPVVARVGAEPFACGRTYTNVGTTKTTYEPMDFRVYVHDVRLVTRGGQEVPVTLDEDNTWQHAGVVLLDFANKDGLCTQGTAGMNAAIRGSVPGGDYTGLRFTLGVPEDLNHGDVSTAPAPLGDTSLFWSWRSGYVFARIEGRTKGLPQHVMHLGSTDCAPPPAGQTNGTAGCANNNRPELSLEGFDLATGKVVMDLGALFADSNLDVNASGPNTAVGCMSSPTDVDCAPLFERLGLAFGEQAANPAAQAFIRAE; encoded by the coding sequence ATGCACTCACTGCTGCGCTCCTGCCTCGTCCTCCCGCTGGCCCTCATGGGCGTCCTCGGCTGTGGCGAGGACGAACCCCAGACGCCCGCGCGGCTGACGGTGGACATCCCCGTCGTCGCGCGCGTGGGCGCCGAGCCCTTCGCCTGCGGCCGCACGTACACGAACGTCGGGACGACGAAGACGACCTACGAGCCCATGGACTTCCGCGTGTACGTGCACGACGTGCGGCTGGTGACGCGCGGAGGCCAGGAGGTGCCCGTCACGCTGGACGAGGACAACACGTGGCAGCACGCGGGCGTGGTGCTCCTGGACTTCGCGAACAAGGACGGCCTGTGCACCCAGGGCACGGCGGGCATGAACGCCGCCATCCGGGGCTCGGTGCCGGGGGGCGACTACACGGGCCTGCGCTTCACGCTGGGCGTGCCGGAGGACCTGAACCACGGGGACGTGTCCACCGCGCCCGCGCCGCTGGGGGACACCAGCCTCTTCTGGAGCTGGCGCTCCGGCTATGTGTTCGCGCGCATCGAGGGCCGCACGAAGGGCCTGCCCCAGCACGTCATGCACCTGGGCAGCACCGACTGCGCGCCGCCGCCCGCGGGCCAGACGAACGGCACCGCCGGGTGCGCGAACAACAACCGGCCGGAGCTGAGCCTGGAGGGCTTCGACCTGGCGACGGGCAAGGTGGTGATGGACCTGGGCGCGCTCTTCGCGGACTCCAACCTGGACGTGAACGCCAGCGGGCCCAACACGGCCGTGGGCTGCATGTCGTCCCCCACCGACGTGGACTGCGCTCCCCTCTTCGAGCGCCTGGGACTCGCTTTCGGCGAGCAGGCGGCGAACCCCGCCGCCCAGGCCTTCATCCGGGCCGAATAG
- a CDS encoding DUF2383 domain-containing protein has protein sequence MANTDIETLNSFLRGELSAVETYRQASKHIKSDIARTEVDACLHDHEARVVELKERIQKLGGNPSESSGVWGAFAKVVQGGADLLGEKVAIDALEQGEDHGLADYNRDMDKLHGEARTFARQQLLPKQKQTHDRLSRLKHNPNLH, from the coding sequence ATGGCCAATACCGACATCGAGACGCTGAACTCCTTCCTGCGCGGCGAGCTGTCCGCCGTGGAGACCTATCGACAGGCGAGCAAGCACATCAAGAGCGACATCGCGCGGACCGAGGTGGACGCGTGCCTTCATGACCACGAAGCCCGCGTGGTCGAGCTGAAGGAACGCATCCAGAAGCTGGGCGGCAACCCGTCGGAGAGCTCCGGCGTCTGGGGCGCCTTCGCCAAGGTCGTGCAGGGCGGGGCCGACCTGCTGGGTGAGAAGGTCGCCATCGACGCGCTGGAGCAGGGCGAGGACCACGGTCTGGCCGACTACAACCGGGACATGGACAAGCTCCATGGCGAAGCGCGCACCTTCGCGCGCCAGCAGCTCCTGCCGAAGCAGAAGCAGACGCACGACCGGCTCAGCCGCCTGAAGCACAACCCGAATCTGCACTGA
- a CDS encoding M4 family metallopeptidase yields the protein MTRITRWFLAGLTFTLSACGAGGPEAEAPASSPSSTEARRGDLEAALGALPGARVMGVHGDGVPLLIQGALGSTGRPIPGASAWQANALLEPTLRRVLPAFRLTAKDVLPQRIQRDELGHTHVRYQQVKAGLPVVHEELILHLDAQGQVYAANGTARDGEPVPDPARISAEAAREAALAASPRGSTAEAPREVFVRPSPDAALVRAFEVVVSGQREDGMALRDHVFIGAQDGAQVLRTSDIHAARDRKVCSVGGPTKGWCRLEGQLETGDSTLDKTYDNLGLFHDCFLQNFSRDSYNGTGGQLPAKVHYGNSYANAYWDGTTMVCGDGDGVYLGPACEDPDIVVHELGHAVTDVTSRLVYSGESGALSESLSDIFAATCSSWATGTWSTGPAVWQIGELAWTPGATGDALRYMDDPAQDGESVDHLFDLISGTDVHYGSGVPNLAFALLSKGGTHPRGKTTVNVPGIGVEDAARIFYYANANLFTPNTPLYAAKAATRQAAQILGYSTAIQDAVDAAWLAVGVGEPGPTPGGCVPLPNNATVSMIFGPAGSKRYYCFDVPANTPSTVTISGGTGDVDLYTRFGLQPTLSAYGCRPYKTGNNETCALAAQATDGRQWILLNGYTAYSGVTLSVSY from the coding sequence ATGACACGAATTACCCGCTGGTTCCTCGCTGGCCTGACGTTCACGTTGTCCGCTTGTGGCGCGGGAGGTCCGGAGGCGGAGGCGCCCGCCTCATCGCCTTCCTCGACGGAAGCCCGGAGGGGAGACCTGGAGGCGGCGCTGGGCGCGCTGCCTGGGGCGCGGGTGATGGGCGTGCACGGGGACGGCGTCCCCCTCCTCATCCAGGGCGCCCTGGGCTCGACGGGCCGTCCCATCCCCGGGGCCAGCGCCTGGCAGGCGAACGCACTCCTGGAGCCCACGCTGCGGCGCGTGCTGCCCGCCTTCCGGCTGACGGCGAAGGACGTGCTGCCCCAGCGCATCCAGCGCGACGAGCTGGGACACACGCACGTGCGCTATCAGCAGGTGAAGGCGGGCCTGCCGGTGGTGCACGAGGAGCTCATCCTCCACCTGGACGCGCAGGGACAGGTGTACGCGGCGAACGGCACCGCGAGGGACGGCGAGCCCGTGCCGGACCCGGCCCGCATCTCCGCGGAGGCCGCGCGGGAGGCGGCCCTGGCGGCGTCGCCCCGGGGGAGCACGGCGGAGGCCCCCCGGGAGGTGTTCGTGCGCCCGTCCCCGGACGCGGCGCTGGTCCGCGCCTTCGAGGTCGTGGTGTCTGGCCAGCGCGAGGATGGCATGGCGCTGCGCGACCACGTCTTCATCGGCGCGCAGGACGGCGCGCAGGTGCTGCGCACGTCGGACATCCACGCCGCGCGCGACCGCAAGGTGTGCTCGGTGGGGGGCCCCACCAAGGGCTGGTGCCGGCTGGAGGGGCAGTTGGAGACGGGCGACTCGACCCTCGACAAGACCTACGACAACCTGGGCCTCTTCCACGACTGCTTCCTGCAGAACTTCAGCCGCGACTCGTACAACGGCACCGGCGGCCAGCTGCCCGCGAAGGTGCACTACGGCAACTCGTACGCGAACGCGTACTGGGACGGCACGACGATGGTGTGCGGTGACGGCGACGGGGTCTACCTGGGCCCGGCGTGCGAGGACCCGGACATCGTCGTGCATGAGCTCGGGCACGCCGTCACGGATGTCACGTCTCGCCTCGTCTACAGCGGCGAGTCCGGCGCGCTCAGCGAGTCCCTGTCGGACATCTTCGCCGCCACGTGCAGCAGCTGGGCGACGGGCACCTGGAGCACCGGGCCGGCCGTCTGGCAGATCGGCGAGCTGGCCTGGACGCCGGGCGCGACCGGGGACGCCCTGCGCTACATGGACGACCCCGCCCAGGATGGCGAATCCGTGGACCACCTCTTCGACCTGATCTCTGGCACGGACGTGCACTACGGCTCCGGCGTGCCCAACCTGGCGTTCGCGCTGCTCTCCAAGGGGGGCACGCACCCGCGCGGCAAGACGACGGTGAACGTGCCGGGCATCGGCGTGGAGGACGCGGCCCGCATCTTCTACTACGCCAACGCGAACCTCTTCACCCCCAACACCCCCCTCTACGCCGCGAAGGCAGCGACGCGGCAGGCGGCGCAGATCCTGGGCTACAGCACCGCCATCCAGGACGCGGTGGACGCGGCGTGGCTCGCGGTGGGCGTGGGCGAGCCGGGCCCGACGCCCGGCGGCTGCGTGCCGCTGCCCAACAACGCCACCGTCTCCATGATCTTCGGGCCCGCTGGCTCGAAGCGGTACTACTGCTTCGACGTGCCCGCGAACACGCCGTCCACCGTGACCATCTCCGGCGGCACCGGGGACGTGGACCTCTACACGCGCTTCGGCCTGCAGCCCACGCTGTCGGCCTACGGCTGCCGTCCGTACAAGACCGGCAACAACGAGACCTGCGCCCTGGCGGCGCAGGCCACCGACGGCCGGCAGTGGATCCTCCTCAACGGCTACACCGCCTACAGCGGCGTGACCCTGTCCGTGAGCTACTGA
- a CDS encoding methanobactin export MATE transporter MbnM, which yields MARRQGQAWRLLTAAALLAVGCSNPESPPDGPQPYDWKLPAGFPTPRVPADNPMSEAKVRLGRSLFYDKRLSLNGTQSCGSCHEQARAFTDGRVHAVGSTGQMHRRNGQGLANVAYATSLTWANPALTTLEAQALVPLFGTEPVELGFADQQEALLDRLRADADLTARFAEAFPTEATPVSLATLTRALAAFERSLLSGTSPYDRYLRGDAVDALSPSAKRGLELFLSERLECDHCHSGFNFQDATAHDTTPEPILPFHNTGLYNDDGQGAYPATDPGLIELTGRPEDMGRFRAPSLRNVAVTAPYMHDGSVATLSDVLDHYAAGGRARAQNGGQASPLQSPFVRGFTLTPQEKADVIAFLESLTDTAFLNDPRFADPAVTP from the coding sequence GTGGCGCGACGACAAGGGCAGGCGTGGAGACTCCTGACGGCGGCGGCGCTGCTGGCCGTGGGCTGCTCCAACCCCGAGTCCCCTCCGGACGGGCCCCAGCCCTACGACTGGAAGCTGCCCGCGGGCTTCCCCACGCCGCGCGTGCCGGCGGACAACCCGATGTCGGAGGCGAAGGTGCGGCTGGGCCGGAGCCTCTTCTACGACAAGCGCCTGTCGCTCAACGGCACGCAGTCCTGCGGCTCGTGCCACGAGCAGGCCCGGGCCTTCACGGACGGGCGCGTGCATGCCGTGGGCAGCACGGGGCAGATGCACCGCCGCAATGGACAGGGGCTGGCCAACGTGGCGTACGCCACGAGCCTCACCTGGGCCAACCCGGCGCTCACCACGCTGGAGGCCCAGGCGCTGGTGCCGCTGTTCGGAACGGAGCCGGTGGAGCTGGGCTTCGCGGATCAGCAGGAGGCGCTGCTCGACAGGCTGCGGGCGGACGCGGACCTGACGGCGCGCTTCGCGGAGGCGTTCCCCACGGAAGCGACGCCCGTGTCGCTCGCGACGCTGACGCGGGCCCTGGCCGCGTTCGAGCGCTCCCTGCTCTCCGGAACGTCGCCGTATGACCGCTACCTGCGAGGCGACGCGGTGGACGCGCTGAGTCCCTCGGCCAAGCGGGGGCTGGAGCTGTTCCTGTCGGAGCGCCTGGAGTGCGACCACTGCCACTCCGGCTTCAACTTCCAGGACGCCACCGCGCACGACACGACGCCGGAGCCCATCCTCCCGTTCCACAACACGGGCCTCTACAACGACGACGGCCAGGGGGCGTACCCGGCGACGGACCCCGGCCTCATCGAGCTGACGGGCCGTCCGGAGGACATGGGGCGCTTCCGCGCGCCGTCCCTGCGCAACGTGGCCGTCACCGCGCCGTACATGCACGACGGCAGCGTGGCGACGCTCTCCGACGTGTTGGACCACTACGCGGCGGGAGGCCGCGCCCGCGCCCAGAACGGCGGACAGGCCAGCCCCCTGCAGAGCCCCTTCGTGCGCGGCTTCACGCTGACGCCCCAGGAGAAGGCGGACGTCATCGCGTTCCTGGAGTCGCTCACGGACACCGCCTTCCTGAACGACCCGCGCTTCGCGGATCCCGCCGTCACGCCCTGA